A genomic stretch from Gemmatimonadaceae bacterium includes:
- the gatC gene encoding Asp-tRNA(Asn)/Glu-tRNA(Gln) amidotransferase subunit GatC produces the protein MAVTHDDVRHVAELARLGVDEDRLDHLVAELNGILEHMDVLSQVDTTESEKTISAPTECTPLRSDSSGPIPLLSPLESFAASMRDRLFLVPRLATHEDDAGRTP, from the coding sequence ATGGCTGTCACACACGATGACGTGCGCCACGTCGCGGAGCTCGCGCGGCTGGGAGTGGACGAGGACCGCCTCGACCACCTCGTCGCCGAGCTCAACGGCATCCTCGAACATATGGACGTGCTGTCGCAGGTTGACACGACGGAGAGCGAGAAGACGATCTCCGCGCCGACCGAGTGCACTCCCCTCCGCTCCGATTCGAGCGGCCCGATCCCTCTGCTGTCACCTCTCGAGAGCTTCGCCGCATCCATGCGCGACAGACTCTTTCTCGTGCCGCGACTCGCGACTCACGAGGACGACGCCGGCCGCACACCATGA
- the gatA gene encoding Asp-tRNA(Asn)/Glu-tRNA(Gln) amidotransferase subunit GatA codes for MNTSEFASLRATAIAARVGDGSLAPADVVQASFARAAVAGAGRDELNMILWSDRDQALRDAAGLAEGMARAGTGGRLAGVPIALKDNIATLSLPTTCASKILAGYVSPYEATAVTRLREAGAIVVAKTNMDEFAMGSSTENSAYGPARNPHDIRRVTGGSSGGSAAAVASGITPIALGSETGGSVRQPAAFCGVVGVKPTYGRVSRYGLVAFASSLDQIGTFAANVDDAALATEIIAGVDPKDSTSSSVTVGSYRDQFLSIASSPAPLDGLTIGVPEEYFPENLDAGIRRQCERAIDALKSVGAKVVDVKLPHTSLAIPVYYIVAPAEASSNLARFDGVRYGHRSSRGSTLREMFAETRSEGFGPEVTRRILLGTYVLSAGYYDAYYRKAQAVRALITRDFGNVFGTGIHALFTPTTPTTAFSIGAVTDPYEMYLSDIFTVTANLAGVPAMSIPIGREGGLPVGGQIIAGHFAESTMFRVAYALEAALGGEAHK; via the coding sequence ATGAATACGTCCGAATTTGCATCTCTTCGGGCGACAGCGATTGCGGCGCGTGTCGGGGATGGCAGCCTCGCGCCGGCGGATGTCGTGCAGGCCAGCTTCGCGCGCGCCGCTGTAGCGGGCGCCGGTCGCGACGAGCTCAACATGATTCTGTGGAGCGATCGCGATCAGGCGCTTCGCGACGCCGCCGGGCTTGCCGAGGGCATGGCCCGCGCGGGAACCGGCGGCCGGCTCGCCGGTGTGCCCATCGCCCTCAAGGACAACATCGCCACGCTTTCGCTGCCGACTACCTGCGCGTCGAAGATCCTCGCCGGCTACGTCAGCCCGTACGAAGCGACCGCGGTGACGCGGCTCCGCGAAGCCGGGGCGATAGTCGTTGCGAAAACCAACATGGACGAGTTCGCGATGGGCTCGTCCACTGAGAACAGTGCGTACGGACCGGCGAGAAACCCGCACGACATCCGGCGCGTTACTGGCGGCTCTTCGGGCGGATCGGCGGCGGCGGTGGCTTCCGGCATCACCCCGATTGCTCTCGGATCGGAGACGGGCGGATCGGTCAGACAGCCCGCGGCTTTCTGCGGCGTAGTGGGAGTGAAGCCGACATACGGCCGCGTCAGCCGCTACGGCCTCGTCGCATTCGCGTCTTCCCTCGACCAGATCGGCACGTTTGCCGCGAATGTGGACGATGCGGCGCTCGCTACGGAGATCATCGCCGGCGTCGATCCGAAGGACTCGACGAGCTCTTCGGTCACGGTCGGATCTTACCGCGACCAGTTCCTCTCCATCGCCAGCTCTCCGGCTCCGCTCGACGGCCTCACGATCGGTGTGCCGGAGGAATACTTCCCGGAAAATCTCGATGCCGGCATTCGTCGTCAGTGTGAGCGGGCGATAGATGCGCTCAAGTCGGTCGGCGCAAAGGTCGTGGACGTCAAGCTGCCCCACACGAGCCTGGCGATACCCGTCTACTACATCGTTGCGCCCGCCGAGGCGTCGTCCAACCTCGCGCGCTTCGATGGAGTGCGCTACGGCCATCGCTCGTCTCGCGGTTCGACTCTTCGCGAGATGTTCGCCGAGACCCGGTCAGAGGGATTCGGGCCCGAGGTGACGCGCCGCATTCTGCTTGGAACTTACGTGCTCTCGGCGGGCTACTACGACGCCTATTACCGGAAAGCGCAGGCAGTGCGCGCGCTGATCACGCGCGATTTCGGAAACGTGTTTGGAACCGGCATCCACGCGCTGTTCACGCCGACTACGCCGACCACGGCGTTTTCGATCGGCGCGGTCACCGATCCATACGAGATGTACCTGAGCGACATCTTCACTGTCACCGCGAACCTCGCGGGCGTACCGGCAATGTCAATTCCGATCGGTAGGGAAGGCGGATTGCCCGTCGGCGGGCAGATCATCGCCGGCCATTTTGCCGAGTCCACGATGTTCCGCGTTGCATACGCGCTCGAGGCGGCACTCGGCGGGGAGGCGCACAAGTGA
- the gatB gene encoding Asp-tRNA(Asn)/Glu-tRNA(Gln) amidotransferase subunit GatB: MSSTRYEMVVGLEVHVQLKTKSKAFCGCSTDFGAAPNSNTCPVCLALPGALPVLNEKAVELAVRAALALGCTLHPVSIFARKNYFYPDLPKGYQISQFDQPLATGGSVTIDIGEGEKKIGVTRVHMEEDAGKSLHDRYPGATAIDLNRAGVPLIEIVSEPDMRSSKEAGAYLRTLRQILHYVRVSDVSMEEGSLRVDANVSARPIGQKELGTKTEVKNMNSFSGVERALDFEFARQRALLDRGEMVTQQTLLWDAAKGEARVSRTKEGSHDYRYFPEPDLGPLVLDTEWVNGIRSSIPELPGARKGRIATEYGIGAGEIEQLTSNPALTDYFESTARESGDPKAAANWVMGEVQAAINATGTQIETLRVRPADLAQLIKLIGDGLVSHAAGKKIFALMVETGKPAAQIAHDSALLQVGDDTALAGWIDEVLREHPEEARRYLAGERKLQGVLVGMVMKKSAGKADPKRVNQLLMSRVGAG; the protein is encoded by the coding sequence GTGAGCTCGACGCGCTATGAGATGGTCGTCGGGCTCGAGGTTCACGTTCAGCTCAAGACGAAGAGCAAGGCGTTCTGCGGCTGCTCTACGGATTTCGGAGCTGCGCCGAACTCGAACACGTGTCCTGTCTGCCTCGCGCTGCCCGGAGCGCTTCCCGTGCTGAACGAAAAGGCCGTCGAGCTCGCAGTGCGCGCGGCGCTCGCGCTCGGATGCACACTTCATCCCGTCTCGATCTTCGCGCGCAAGAATTACTTCTATCCCGATCTCCCGAAGGGCTACCAGATCTCGCAGTTCGATCAGCCTCTCGCTACAGGCGGCAGTGTGACAATCGACATCGGCGAAGGCGAGAAGAAGATCGGTGTGACGCGTGTGCACATGGAGGAGGATGCCGGGAAATCGCTTCACGACAGGTATCCCGGAGCGACCGCCATAGACCTCAACAGGGCAGGTGTGCCTCTCATCGAGATCGTGAGCGAGCCGGACATGCGGTCCTCGAAGGAAGCGGGCGCGTACCTCCGCACGTTGCGGCAGATCCTGCACTATGTGCGCGTCAGCGACGTGAGCATGGAAGAGGGAAGCCTGCGTGTGGACGCGAACGTCAGCGCGCGCCCCATCGGCCAGAAGGAGCTCGGCACGAAGACCGAGGTCAAGAACATGAACTCGTTCTCCGGCGTCGAGCGCGCTCTCGACTTCGAGTTCGCGCGACAGCGCGCGCTGCTCGATCGCGGAGAGATGGTCACACAGCAGACGTTGCTATGGGATGCGGCGAAAGGAGAGGCGCGCGTCAGCCGGACCAAGGAGGGAAGCCACGACTATCGGTACTTCCCGGAGCCGGATCTGGGCCCGCTCGTGCTCGACACCGAATGGGTCAACGGAATCAGGTCGTCGATTCCCGAGCTGCCGGGCGCGCGCAAGGGACGCATCGCAACCGAGTACGGGATCGGTGCCGGGGAGATCGAGCAGCTGACGTCCAACCCGGCGCTCACCGATTATTTCGAGAGCACCGCGCGCGAGTCAGGAGATCCGAAAGCCGCGGCCAACTGGGTGATGGGCGAGGTTCAGGCGGCGATCAATGCGACGGGGACTCAGATCGAAACGCTGCGCGTCCGCCCGGCTGATCTGGCACAGCTCATCAAGCTCATCGGCGATGGCCTCGTCAGCCACGCTGCAGGCAAGAAGATATTCGCACTGATGGTGGAAACCGGAAAGCCCGCGGCGCAGATCGCGCACGACTCGGCGCTCCTCCAGGTGGGCGATGACACAGCGCTCGCCGGCTGGATCGACGAAGTTCTGCGCGAGCACCCGGAAGAGGCCAGGCGCTATCTCGCCGGCGAGCGGAAGCTGCAGGGAGTACTTGTCGGAATGGTAATGAAGAAGTCGGCGGGAAAGGCCGACCCCAAGCGCGTGAATCAGCTGCTGATGTCGCGGGTGGGCGCCGGATAA